Proteins from a genomic interval of Caulobacter sp. SL161:
- a CDS encoding S49 family peptidase, producing the protein MRNPALLAAELTGRPLLMLESSVLPYAQMLGVVATGERRSALSAFIGGARRLFRAEASAEHDGACVTEPMVALPRWMGEPEHIGFGWALKDGVGVIEVDGPLMEEGFGWGDCWYHGYDTLLMAFEEMAADANVRAVFGRIRCNGGIAAAGLPQLAKFLRENRAKAGGKPIWFFCERAYSAAYWIVAQGDHVVAARESGVGSIGAVIGHCEASKGLSADGLTITKFKFGLKKTDGAWDEPLSETAKTDLNADVQQCGRWFVADVLKGRENLTEEVVIGTQAGCFYGDSDDPAYSALKVGLIDAVMTEREAFEALKASLATPISPAPPAKAPGALSPAKETDVKRSEVLAGLKKAGLNNDQIRAAMAEMPEDGEDAAPEGEDQADDTEVRG; encoded by the coding sequence ATGCGCAATCCCGCTCTTCTGGCGGCCGAGCTGACCGGCCGACCCTTGCTGATGCTCGAAAGCTCGGTGCTGCCCTATGCCCAGATGCTGGGCGTGGTGGCGACCGGCGAACGGCGTTCGGCTCTATCGGCGTTCATCGGCGGCGCGCGCCGCCTTTTCCGCGCCGAGGCTTCCGCCGAGCACGATGGCGCGTGCGTCACCGAGCCGATGGTCGCCCTGCCGCGCTGGATGGGTGAGCCTGAGCACATCGGCTTTGGCTGGGCGCTGAAGGATGGCGTCGGTGTCATTGAAGTCGATGGCCCGCTGATGGAGGAGGGCTTTGGCTGGGGCGACTGCTGGTATCACGGCTATGACACCCTGCTGATGGCGTTCGAGGAGATGGCCGCCGACGCGAATGTGCGGGCTGTCTTTGGGCGCATCCGCTGCAATGGCGGTATTGCCGCCGCTGGTTTGCCGCAGCTCGCCAAGTTTCTTCGAGAAAATCGCGCCAAGGCGGGCGGCAAGCCCATCTGGTTTTTCTGCGAGCGGGCCTATTCGGCGGCGTACTGGATCGTCGCCCAAGGTGATCATGTTGTCGCCGCCCGCGAGAGCGGCGTCGGATCGATCGGCGCGGTCATTGGCCACTGTGAGGCGAGCAAGGGTCTCTCTGCCGACGGTCTCACCATCACCAAGTTCAAGTTCGGCCTGAAAAAGACTGATGGCGCTTGGGACGAGCCGCTCTCGGAGACGGCGAAGACTGATTTGAACGCGGATGTGCAGCAGTGCGGCCGCTGGTTCGTCGCCGACGTGCTCAAGGGCCGCGAAAACCTGACCGAAGAGGTCGTGATCGGCACCCAGGCCGGCTGCTTCTACGGCGACAGCGACGATCCGGCCTATTCGGCGCTCAAGGTCGGGCTGATCGACGCCGTGATGACCGAGCGCGAGGCGTTTGAGGCCCTGAAGGCCTCGCTTGCGACCCCGATTTCCCCTGCCCCGCCCGCCAAGGCGCCCGGGGCTCTATCCCCCGCGAAGGAGACTGACGTGAAGCGCAGTGAAGTCCTGGCTGGCTTGAAAAAGGCCGGCCTCAACAATGATCAGATCCGGGCCGCCATGGCCGAAATGCCCGAAGATGGCGAAGACGCTGCGCCCGAGGGCGAAGACCAGGCCGATGACACCGAGGTCCGAGGATGA
- a CDS encoding phage portal protein, with translation MDRQLLGPTGSPLPQGIGAAVRAMANREGTDLSFNVGYKAGQTRGQDVGGWLPSQQSADASWLWSRDLAVARTRELMQNEPWAQGGVDRKLDMLVGAGWRPIIRPDAQALGITEEQAQTLGSQIESNYRLWGEDPLCRCDAEDTLTASWLLYLQVMEAEVTGDGVSVLRMRERPGWGFRTCVQVLDSDRLSNPNGVADDDHIRGGVEKDRYNAPIAYHFRNAHPGDVLGSTSKSMTWERVERNEPYGRPKVTHLFEKRRPGQSRGVSRLVAGLARFKGASRLTDNELANSTINSLFAGTIVSSFDPAVAQDHLMSSATAGYQDLRQKFYETADPRLAGARIQHLFPGDELKFLTTPRETVAFESFTTVFLRSIASSLGITYEQIAMDWSKVNYSSARAALIEVWRGIQRQRSMVAMMVATPWLLAVTEDGIDQGKIELPNGATWEDLYERPAAYLRGRWLGPARGWVDPVKEPAGAILQVEAGFNNWEDVAAEQGIDFDLNLAGLKRQKGMWHDAGLTPPALAAMMAMRGTSEDDKPNP, from the coding sequence ATGGATCGGCAACTTCTCGGCCCGACGGGCTCCCCGCTTCCGCAAGGGATCGGCGCCGCCGTCCGCGCCATGGCTAACCGCGAGGGCACCGACCTGTCTTTCAATGTCGGCTACAAGGCCGGCCAGACGCGTGGTCAGGATGTCGGCGGATGGCTGCCGTCGCAGCAATCGGCCGACGCGAGTTGGCTCTGGTCACGAGACCTGGCGGTCGCGCGCACGCGCGAGCTGATGCAGAACGAGCCCTGGGCTCAGGGCGGCGTCGATCGCAAACTTGACATGCTGGTCGGCGCGGGCTGGCGGCCGATTATCCGGCCTGATGCGCAAGCCTTGGGCATCACCGAAGAACAGGCTCAAACGCTCGGGTCGCAGATCGAAAGCAACTACCGGCTCTGGGGTGAAGATCCGCTGTGTCGGTGCGACGCCGAAGACACACTGACCGCTTCATGGCTGCTCTACCTTCAAGTGATGGAGGCGGAGGTCACGGGCGACGGTGTCTCTGTTTTGCGCATGCGCGAGCGGCCGGGCTGGGGTTTCCGAACCTGCGTCCAGGTCCTGGACAGCGACCGTCTATCCAACCCCAATGGCGTCGCTGACGATGATCACATTCGCGGTGGCGTCGAGAAGGACCGCTACAACGCCCCGATCGCCTACCACTTCCGCAACGCCCACCCTGGTGATGTTCTAGGCTCGACATCTAAGTCCATGACTTGGGAGCGGGTCGAGCGCAACGAGCCGTACGGTCGGCCCAAGGTCACTCACCTGTTCGAAAAGCGTCGGCCTGGCCAGTCGCGCGGTGTCTCCCGTCTGGTGGCTGGGCTGGCGCGCTTCAAGGGTGCGTCGCGGCTCACTGACAACGAGCTGGCCAACAGCACGATCAACTCTCTGTTCGCGGGGACGATCGTTTCAAGCTTCGATCCGGCCGTCGCTCAAGATCACCTGATGTCGTCGGCGACCGCCGGCTACCAGGATCTGCGGCAAAAATTCTACGAGACCGCCGATCCGCGCCTTGCCGGTGCGAGGATCCAGCACCTGTTCCCGGGCGACGAGCTGAAGTTCCTCACGACGCCGCGTGAAACGGTCGCGTTCGAAAGCTTTACGACCGTCTTCCTGCGGTCGATCGCCTCGTCGCTGGGCATCACCTACGAGCAGATCGCGATGGACTGGTCGAAGGTGAACTATTCCTCGGCGCGCGCGGCGCTGATCGAGGTCTGGCGCGGCATCCAACGCCAGCGCTCGATGGTGGCGATGATGGTGGCTACGCCGTGGCTGCTCGCCGTCACCGAGGATGGCATCGACCAAGGCAAGATCGAACTTCCCAACGGTGCGACCTGGGAGGACCTCTATGAGCGTCCCGCCGCCTATCTGCGCGGCCGTTGGCTGGGTCCGGCACGGGGCTGGGTCGATCCGGTCAAGGAGCCCGCCGGTGCGATCCTGCAAGTCGAGGCGGGCTTCAACAACTGGGAAGATGTCGCGGCCGAGCAGGGTATCGACTTCGACCTGAACCTCGCGGGCCTGAAGCGTCAAAAGGGGATGTGGCACGACGCTGGTCTGACCCCTCCTGCCCTGGCCGCCATGATGGCGATGCGGGGCACGTCTGAAGACGACAAGCCAAACCCCTAG
- a CDS encoding head decoration protein, translating into MSVMTERRSAGEHIISEAPGALSRDTIVIAPNQDLLAGQVLGQVTIGALTATLTAEAGNTGNGAAPTITVAVGTPIGAYKMRIIEPAANAGSFVISDPGGVDIGHGVVGAAFNIGGLSGTFPDGATDYVAGDAWTMLVADAAHANEGQYKPHDPAATDGTQVATAILFAPVKTAVGVTQKAVVHNLNCEVKAALLAWNGHTTNQKNAALASLRTQGVKAR; encoded by the coding sequence ATGTCCGTCATGACCGAACGCCGCTCTGCCGGCGAACACATCATCTCGGAAGCGCCCGGTGCGCTGAGCCGAGACACCATCGTCATCGCGCCCAACCAGGATCTGCTGGCTGGGCAGGTTCTGGGGCAGGTGACGATCGGCGCTCTCACCGCCACGCTCACGGCCGAGGCTGGCAATACCGGCAACGGCGCGGCGCCGACCATCACGGTCGCGGTCGGCACGCCGATCGGGGCCTACAAGATGCGGATCATCGAACCGGCCGCCAACGCCGGTTCGTTCGTGATCTCCGATCCCGGCGGTGTCGATATCGGGCATGGCGTCGTCGGCGCGGCCTTCAATATCGGCGGCCTCAGCGGGACCTTCCCGGATGGCGCGACCGACTACGTCGCCGGCGACGCCTGGACGATGCTGGTCGCGGACGCGGCGCACGCCAACGAAGGTCAGTACAAGCCTCATGATCCTGCGGCGACCGATGGCACCCAGGTCGCTACCGCGATCCTGTTCGCGCCCGTGAAGACCGCCGTCGGCGTGACCCAGAAAGCCGTCGTCCACAACCTCAACTGCGAGGTCAAGGCCGCCCTCCTGGCGTGGAACGGTCACACCACCAACCAGAAGAACGCCGCCCTGGCCAGCCTGCGAACCCAGGGCGTCAAGGCCCGCTAA
- the gpJ gene encoding TipJ family phage tail tip protein — MAVDALMDRKTSLVVSPRPLAREEEVSLHALPEGLSLAEMVVSLEASGTLDPALRPWVRISVAGVKVSAGDWSGLRPRADDTVVLEVAPMAGSNAVRTLLQIAVIALSVWVPGAIGLSGLAAAGATAAVNVGGMIAVNAIAPIKQPEVAGREQRYSLDGGSNAARPHEAIPIVMGRRRIYPPRCANWYTVTVNNTVYLRQMFQPCVTWVDHESARIGQTDLASFEGVNVRWSTRHDEGLEPIWFQRTPAEDSLALPVKQASGWITRAAPLESDALSIDVAFMAGLFETKESSGNPKNRSVTFEFRYGPRGGDPSSATPCPFAGASGQLTFTRDKLDSYRVGWEWPVVRGQYDVHVRRVSNEESNNPKISDEMTWICVRSFRDEPPVRDLASKPWIELELQASDQLNGVPNDFNFIATSIVPQATSTGPGDLVVTRNPADLFLAASYPPMSDVELDDDERAFAAIADWRALCQDQSWMCDLAEAGEMSVGELLQRTAAAGRARPTLDYGALSVVVDWEKPLPRQMFTPRNVSGFRGDLTYPAPVHALRVRFANAEKDFADDVVTVFGQRPDGTFYDLDTADKYERVEVRDKVDADAVVLEGARMLAERVLRPERFSFEQDVEYLTIREGDRAWLAHHVALVGEVTGRVRARVTDESDPSVKGLRLDELVTMVAGRSYDLAWRPSADAAIEVFPLETLPGQSDIVWFASPGPALIDQPLPGDQVTVFDHAVELLDVVVDRIAPKEGLKASITCVPYAEALQRVGDEPIPAYRTGVSRPPTLPDAIVVRRDDRAIDKVIDALAEGVAQAGGGVDAVVDQIKAIEAAARKAQLDILNARLTALSDLNAALDVLRQVLSGKPLGEVIAEQRQVLIDTNVVVGSNTAAIASEAVARQTAISAEAYQRTVLTTDYNGFKATTASELISLSTASGTTAASLTTLETDYNGFKATATSELVSLSTATSATAASLTTLSSTVGANKAAADAGLLTLTNDVSALSTSFTSLNATVANNKASADSSLSVLTTNLSATAGSLATLTSTFNGFQSTTSTALTTLSNAQSTQAAQITTLQSTAATLSASVSTQAATLADVASKVAIARYVVEAAASGGRPARLSLTSDSLGGSDVALSAAKIWFGDNTVLDDASDTLRTELGSTAYIVAWGAAFGADGDLLLWLGPAGIGHWAASRANAYFYLAKTTPYLGGSAVPTGGGGGGFQVNLSTPLVSGNRFGTGAATTDAVTASTTGGVGAVSYTWSYQSGAGYSPSSTTGDTVAFTGTITALGQTLDGYWRVTARDSAGHVAFADVRILISENS, encoded by the coding sequence ATGGCGGTTGACGCCCTGATGGATCGCAAGACCTCGCTGGTGGTCTCGCCTCGCCCGCTAGCGCGCGAGGAAGAGGTCAGCCTGCACGCGTTGCCCGAGGGGTTGAGCCTGGCGGAGATGGTGGTCTCGCTTGAGGCCTCTGGCACGCTGGACCCGGCCCTGCGGCCTTGGGTTCGGATCTCCGTCGCCGGCGTCAAGGTTTCAGCAGGCGATTGGTCCGGCTTGCGGCCTCGCGCCGATGACACAGTCGTGCTCGAGGTTGCGCCGATGGCAGGGTCGAACGCCGTTCGCACCCTGTTGCAGATCGCTGTCATCGCGCTGTCGGTCTGGGTTCCTGGCGCGATCGGCTTGTCGGGCTTGGCGGCCGCTGGTGCGACAGCGGCTGTCAATGTCGGCGGCATGATCGCCGTCAACGCCATCGCGCCGATCAAACAGCCTGAGGTCGCGGGTCGCGAGCAGCGCTATTCGCTGGACGGCGGATCGAACGCCGCGCGACCGCATGAGGCGATCCCGATCGTCATGGGGCGTCGGCGGATCTATCCGCCGCGTTGCGCGAACTGGTACACGGTCACGGTCAACAACACGGTCTATCTGCGTCAGATGTTCCAACCCTGCGTGACGTGGGTGGATCATGAGAGCGCGCGGATTGGCCAGACCGATCTTGCCAGCTTCGAGGGCGTCAATGTCCGCTGGTCGACGCGCCATGACGAGGGTTTGGAGCCGATCTGGTTTCAGCGAACGCCTGCCGAGGATAGCCTCGCGCTTCCCGTGAAGCAGGCCTCGGGATGGATCACCCGGGCCGCGCCGCTGGAAAGCGACGCCCTGTCGATCGACGTAGCCTTCATGGCGGGCCTCTTCGAAACCAAGGAAAGCAGCGGGAACCCCAAGAACCGCAGCGTGACGTTTGAGTTCCGCTATGGGCCTCGCGGCGGTGATCCGTCGTCGGCGACGCCTTGTCCTTTTGCGGGCGCGAGTGGTCAGCTCACCTTCACGCGCGACAAGCTGGACAGCTATCGCGTTGGTTGGGAATGGCCCGTGGTGCGTGGCCAGTACGACGTGCACGTGCGCCGCGTCAGCAACGAGGAAAGCAACAATCCCAAGATCAGCGATGAGATGACGTGGATCTGCGTCCGGTCGTTCCGCGATGAGCCGCCCGTGCGCGATCTGGCGTCCAAGCCGTGGATTGAGCTGGAGTTGCAGGCCAGTGACCAACTGAACGGCGTCCCGAACGATTTCAACTTCATCGCCACCAGCATCGTGCCGCAGGCGACGTCGACCGGGCCGGGAGACCTGGTCGTTACGCGGAACCCTGCTGATCTCTTCCTGGCCGCCAGCTATCCGCCAATGTCGGACGTCGAGCTGGACGACGACGAGCGCGCCTTTGCGGCCATCGCTGACTGGCGCGCGCTCTGCCAGGATCAGAGTTGGATGTGCGATCTGGCCGAGGCCGGCGAGATGTCGGTCGGCGAACTGCTTCAACGGACCGCCGCCGCCGGGCGTGCGCGCCCGACGCTGGACTATGGTGCGCTGTCCGTCGTCGTGGATTGGGAAAAGCCGCTGCCTCGGCAGATGTTCACGCCGCGCAACGTCTCTGGCTTTCGGGGTGACTTAACCTATCCGGCGCCGGTGCATGCGCTGCGCGTCCGCTTCGCTAACGCCGAGAAGGACTTCGCCGACGATGTCGTCACGGTGTTCGGGCAAAGGCCTGACGGCACGTTCTATGATCTCGATACCGCCGACAAATATGAACGGGTCGAGGTGCGCGACAAGGTCGACGCCGACGCCGTCGTCCTCGAGGGTGCGCGCATGCTGGCCGAGCGCGTGCTGCGGCCGGAGAGGTTCAGCTTCGAGCAGGATGTTGAGTACCTGACGATCCGTGAGGGCGACCGCGCGTGGCTGGCGCATCACGTCGCCTTGGTGGGTGAAGTCACGGGCCGGGTACGGGCCCGGGTCACTGATGAAAGTGATCCGTCGGTCAAGGGTCTGAGGCTCGACGAGTTGGTGACCATGGTCGCGGGTCGATCATACGATCTGGCATGGCGCCCTTCGGCCGATGCGGCGATCGAGGTTTTTCCGCTGGAAACCCTGCCGGGGCAGTCCGACATCGTCTGGTTCGCCTCGCCCGGACCGGCGCTCATTGATCAGCCTCTGCCCGGCGACCAGGTTACGGTGTTCGACCACGCGGTCGAGCTGCTCGATGTCGTTGTCGATCGTATCGCGCCCAAGGAAGGCCTTAAGGCGTCGATTACTTGTGTGCCGTACGCCGAAGCGCTGCAACGCGTCGGCGACGAGCCGATCCCGGCCTATCGCACGGGTGTCAGCCGACCGCCGACACTACCGGACGCGATCGTCGTGCGACGCGATGATCGCGCGATCGACAAGGTGATCGACGCCCTTGCGGAGGGTGTCGCGCAGGCTGGTGGCGGGGTGGATGCTGTCGTTGATCAGATCAAGGCGATCGAGGCGGCGGCGCGTAAGGCTCAGCTGGATATCCTGAATGCGCGCCTCACGGCGCTTAGCGATCTGAACGCCGCCCTGGACGTGCTGCGCCAGGTGCTTTCGGGCAAGCCGCTGGGCGAGGTGATCGCTGAGCAGCGCCAGGTGCTGATCGACACCAATGTGGTCGTGGGATCGAACACAGCCGCCATCGCGAGCGAAGCCGTCGCGCGGCAAACCGCGATCTCGGCCGAAGCCTATCAGCGCACCGTGCTGACGACCGACTACAACGGCTTCAAGGCGACCACGGCGTCGGAGCTGATCAGTCTGTCAACGGCCAGCGGCACCACGGCTGCAAGCCTGACCACGCTGGAGACCGACTATAACGGCTTCAAGGCGACCGCGACGTCCGAACTGGTCAGCCTGTCGACGGCCACCAGCGCAACAGCGGCAAGCCTCACGACGCTCTCGTCGACAGTCGGGGCCAACAAGGCCGCAGCTGATGCTGGCCTGCTGACGCTCACCAACGACGTGAGCGCCTTGTCGACCTCGTTCACCTCGCTGAATGCGACGGTGGCGAACAACAAGGCCAGCGCCGACAGCAGCCTATCGGTCCTGACGACGAACCTTTCGGCTACGGCTGGTAGCCTCGCGACGCTGACCAGCACCTTCAACGGCTTCCAGTCGACGACCTCCACAGCGCTGACAACGCTGAGCAACGCCCAATCGACCCAGGCCGCACAGATAACGACCCTGCAGTCGACGGCCGCCACCCTATCGGCGAGCGTTTCGACCCAGGCGGCGACCCTGGCCGACGTGGCGAGCAAGGTCGCCATTGCCCGGTATGTTGTGGAAGCGGCGGCCTCTGGCGGGCGCCCGGCTCGCCTGAGTCTGACCAGCGACAGCCTGGGGGGATCTGACGTCGCACTTTCGGCGGCCAAGATCTGGTTCGGCGATAACACCGTGCTCGACGACGCCAGCGACACGCTGCGGACCGAACTGGGCAGTACAGCCTACATTGTCGCCTGGGGAGCGGCGTTCGGCGCTGACGGCGATCTGCTGCTGTGGCTTGGCCCCGCAGGCATCGGCCATTGGGCCGCGAGCAGGGCCAACGCCTACTTCTATCTGGCCAAGACGACGCCTTATCTTGGCGGCTCGGCTGTTCCGACCGGCGGTGGCGGTGGCGGCTTCCAGGTCAATCTTTCAACCCCGCTGGTTTCGGGCAACCGCTTCGGCACGGGGGCGGCGACGACCGATGCGGTGACAGCATCGACCACGGGCGGGGTCGGCGCGGTGAGCTACACCTGGTCCTACCAGTCCGGCGCCGGCTACAGCCCGTCGTCGACCACGGGCGATACAGTCGCTTTCACCGGCACGATCACGGCCCTTGGCCAGACGCTCGACGGCTACTGGCGCGTCACCGCGCGAGACTCTGCGGGGCACGTCGCCTTCGCGGACGTCCGCATCCTGATCTCTGAAAACTCGTAA
- a CDS encoding phage tail tube protein → MTATILPSQSRGRAVQTRLAFEATAGVLATSGWKPVRFYTLTAGMDRPLVKDDQLGLAMNNVRDATKRRKGLPGGSLRRTTPINLSEAGYWLSAALTRADATGADGDYVHTFTSGGNPTQTLSLSHLWETGHYSTDLGVAVAELAISAAKTDQAARFNMTLVGLGETEGEAWPAGAVAAAAAADDFSDWRWRVLWNDVAIGTALNVDVNLNLGVERVNGLDGDEWPSFHHFGEIDPTGSFRLYGHGKVFRDFAATNDVGVLTLEATHPEDEDNRFLRITNAGVQVSKPQREISGGGQTSASFNFGASQGADTPAVTIELGNGVAAY, encoded by the coding sequence ATGACCGCCACCATTCTGCCGTCGCAATCGCGCGGCCGCGCCGTCCAGACCCGCTTGGCCTTCGAGGCCACGGCGGGCGTGCTGGCGACGTCGGGCTGGAAGCCTGTGCGCTTCTACACCCTGACCGCCGGTATGGATCGACCCCTGGTCAAGGATGATCAGCTGGGTCTGGCGATGAACAACGTCCGAGACGCCACCAAGCGCCGCAAGGGCCTGCCGGGTGGTTCCCTGCGTCGTACGACGCCGATCAACCTGTCTGAGGCTGGCTATTGGCTCTCGGCGGCGTTGACGCGCGCTGACGCGACCGGCGCCGACGGCGACTACGTCCACACGTTCACCTCGGGCGGTAATCCGACCCAGACCTTGAGCCTGTCGCACCTCTGGGAAACCGGTCACTATTCGACCGATCTTGGGGTCGCGGTCGCCGAGCTGGCGATCTCTGCCGCCAAGACGGATCAGGCGGCGCGCTTCAACATGACCTTGGTGGGGCTGGGTGAAACCGAGGGCGAGGCCTGGCCTGCCGGCGCGGTCGCCGCCGCTGCGGCCGCCGACGATTTCTCCGACTGGCGCTGGCGCGTGCTCTGGAACGACGTGGCCATCGGGACGGCGCTCAATGTCGATGTCAACCTCAACCTCGGTGTGGAGCGTGTGAACGGCCTGGATGGCGACGAATGGCCGTCGTTCCATCACTTCGGCGAAATCGACCCGACGGGCAGCTTCCGCCTCTATGGACATGGCAAGGTCTTCCGCGACTTCGCCGCCACGAACGATGTCGGCGTGCTGACGCTGGAGGCGACCCACCCGGAAGACGAAGACAATCGGTTCCTTCGGATCACAAACGCGGGTGTGCAGGTCAGCAAGCCGCAGCGCGAGATCTCCGGCGGTGGCCAGACGTCGGCCAGCTTCAATTTCGGCGCTTCGCAGGGCGCCGACACTCCAGCCGTGACGATCGAGCTGGGCAACGGCGTGGCGGCGTACTGA
- a CDS encoding major capsid protein, which produces MSLVNVFRSSLFTMMDLTAAINESETPPQRFAELGIFEERGVRTTSIFIEKKGSTLQIVPTSPRGGPGTPMSTNKREGREFRIPHISVTDEILADEVQDVRAFGSESDLVGVQQVRDEKNQNMAMSLDNTLEYHRLGAIQGVVLDADGSVIYDYFDEFGIAEPDTVYFDLGAAWAESDGGRVRGLIGDVKNNMRRALKNSAVRGVHIMCGEDFFRDASNHPEMRETYLAQQEAADLRGSDALDIFRYGGAVFEQYPGYGDVEIAPDEARFIPLGVPKLFQTVFAPAPWFSAVNRIGLPRYAMASLDKTGEKQIDLEAQSNPLNICTRPEVLFKARSAADPG; this is translated from the coding sequence ATGTCCTTGGTCAACGTGTTCCGCAGCAGCCTGTTCACCATGATGGACCTGACTGCCGCCATCAACGAAAGCGAAACGCCTCCGCAGCGCTTCGCCGAGCTGGGCATCTTCGAAGAGCGCGGCGTGCGCACGACGTCGATCTTCATCGAGAAGAAGGGCTCGACGCTCCAGATCGTCCCGACCAGCCCGCGCGGTGGGCCCGGCACGCCGATGTCGACCAACAAGCGCGAAGGCCGCGAGTTCCGCATCCCGCACATCTCGGTCACTGACGAGATCCTGGCCGATGAAGTCCAGGACGTTCGCGCCTTCGGCTCGGAAAGCGACCTGGTCGGCGTGCAGCAGGTTCGCGACGAGAAAAATCAGAACATGGCGATGTCGCTGGACAACACCCTGGAATATCACCGCCTCGGCGCCATCCAGGGCGTGGTGCTCGATGCCGATGGTTCGGTCATCTACGACTACTTCGACGAGTTCGGCATCGCCGAGCCGGACACCGTCTACTTCGACCTGGGCGCCGCCTGGGCTGAATCCGACGGCGGTCGCGTTCGCGGCCTGATCGGCGACGTGAAGAACAACATGCGCCGCGCTCTGAAGAACAGCGCTGTGCGTGGCGTTCACATCATGTGCGGCGAGGATTTCTTCCGCGACGCCTCGAACCATCCCGAAATGCGCGAGACCTATCTGGCGCAGCAGGAAGCGGCCGATCTGCGCGGTAGCGATGCGCTGGACATCTTCCGCTATGGCGGCGCGGTGTTCGAGCAGTATCCGGGCTATGGCGATGTCGAGATCGCCCCGGATGAAGCCCGCTTCATTCCGCTGGGCGTGCCCAAGCTGTTCCAGACGGTGTTCGCGCCGGCGCCTTGGTTCAGCGCCGTCAACCGGATCGGCCTGCCGCGCTACGCCATGGCCTCGCTGGATAAGACCGGCGAGAAGCAGATCGACCTCGAGGCGCAGTCGAACCCGCTGAACATCTGCACCCGTCCCGAGGTGCTGTTCAAGGCCAGATCCGCCGCCGATCCCGGCTAA
- a CDS encoding C40 family peptidase, with protein MKPPKGANAVRRAPTIAGDDAWIARYMPVPFVEHGRSFRGCDCRGQHYLILEHELGVRVPEPDDLYRGVDRRDAEDIAAFVRAQASLWRRVEPDENGYPRFALLLFLVAGLPTHVGTSLGGRRFIHTQKGCGARTASLDEAEPGEAFWGSRLEGAYVYGG; from the coding sequence ATGAAGCCGCCAAAAGGGGCGAACGCCGTTCGCCGCGCGCCGACGATCGCGGGCGATGACGCCTGGATCGCTCGCTACATGCCGGTCCCGTTCGTGGAGCATGGGCGGTCGTTCCGGGGCTGTGACTGCCGGGGTCAGCACTACCTGATCCTTGAGCACGAGCTTGGCGTGCGGGTGCCTGAGCCTGACGATCTTTACCGCGGCGTCGATCGTCGAGACGCCGAAGACATCGCCGCCTTCGTGCGGGCTCAGGCCTCGCTCTGGCGCCGTGTTGAGCCTGACGAGAACGGCTATCCGCGCTTCGCCCTGCTGCTGTTTCTGGTGGCTGGGCTTCCCACGCATGTCGGCACGTCCCTGGGCGGCCGACGGTTCATTCACACCCAGAAGGGCTGCGGCGCGCGCACGGCCTCGCTCGACGAGGCTGAGCCCGGCGAGGCGTTCTGGGGGTCCCGGTTGGAGGGGGCTTACGTCTATGGCGGTTGA
- a CDS encoding DUF6441 family protein, with product MFRDFRIELALKGDLEAWAARTKVQLLTGIRDAAYEEGRADLEWLRAEVKQAGLGEGLANAWRMDFKPAKGLSYAPAVFLYSKAAHIIDAFTRAEPIKGKPFIAIPIEGSPADALRIKRGQKRTEEIERRYGPMRVVALKGGGLMLVARGRATADGGVTRLTRRRATGTENYFTPLNQKNQVDIPMFWLVPDVHLTHRLDWPKQVPEMRRSFAGRVESNLRKRLSTDTQASRDWREMPAMMVDDWGRPVTASGPAGLYGAALADWQDKNGWGT from the coding sequence TTGTTCCGTGATTTTCGCATTGAGCTGGCGCTCAAGGGTGATCTAGAGGCCTGGGCGGCGCGGACGAAGGTCCAGCTCCTCACCGGCATCCGCGATGCTGCCTATGAGGAAGGGCGCGCGGATCTCGAATGGCTGCGTGCGGAGGTCAAGCAAGCAGGGCTAGGCGAAGGCCTAGCCAATGCTTGGCGAATGGATTTCAAGCCCGCGAAGGGCCTCAGCTACGCGCCTGCCGTCTTTTTGTACAGCAAGGCGGCGCACATCATCGACGCCTTCACCCGTGCGGAGCCGATCAAGGGCAAGCCCTTCATCGCGATCCCTATAGAGGGAAGCCCTGCTGATGCTCTGCGGATAAAGCGCGGTCAGAAGCGCACCGAGGAGATCGAGCGCCGCTACGGGCCGATGCGCGTTGTTGCCCTGAAGGGTGGAGGCCTGATGCTGGTCGCCCGGGGACGAGCGACAGCGGACGGCGGCGTCACCCGTCTCACCCGGCGTCGGGCGACCGGGACGGAAAACTATTTCACGCCGCTGAACCAGAAGAACCAGGTCGACATCCCGATGTTCTGGCTGGTCCCGGATGTGCATCTGACGCACCGCCTGGATTGGCCAAAGCAGGTGCCCGAGATGCGTCGCAGCTTTGCTGGGCGGGTGGAAAGCAACCTCCGGAAACGCCTGTCCACCGATACCCAGGCCTCCAGGGACTGGCGCGAAATGCCCGCGATGATGGTCGATGACTGGGGGCGTCCTGTTACGGCGTCGGGACCTGCCGGCTTGTACGGCGCGGCGCTGGCCGACTGGCAAGACAAGAATGGATGGGGAACTTGA